The genomic region CCACCACGTTGACGCGGTAGTCGGCGACGCTTTTGGCCAGGTCGGCGATGATGACGGCGGCCATCCGCGTCTGACCCGGGGCGAACGCAGGATAGCCAGAGCCGACAAGGTAGCTCAAGCGCTCATCGACCACCTCACCGGCCTCATTGATGAGATCGATGCGCAGGCGCACAAGCTCCAGGGCGCGGTCGCCGGTGTTCTCGATCTCCAGGTGAAGACGCATCGAGCGGCGATCGAGAAGTTCGCTGGTCTTCATCTCAAAGTGGCGCTCGCGAACTTCCAGCGAGGGGATCACCCCGCCGGAGCCGGGGGTGATGGTCGCTTCGAGCGTCGGGCTCTCGGTGTAGCTCGAAGGAGCGGGCCGGGTCTCAATGGTGTCGATGAGGACCTCGATGCTCGCAAGATCGGCGGAGGTCGCCATCTGGTGGCGAAACGCAAGCTCATCGCCCGGTCGCAGCGCCGGCATGTAGGAGGGCTTGATGGCCAGGGGCATCGGTTGACCGATGGGCGCGCCCTGGTCATTGAGAAGTTGCACGCGCGCCTGAACGTCGTGCACCTCAAGCTCGGAGCTGTTGGCGAAGAGGCCGTTGAGCTTGAAGAAGGAGCCGTTGGGGTAGGTGTTGAGCTCGGCGTGCACGTGGCCGAGCGTCACCGGGGGAAGTTCGCTGGCGAGCACCAGGCGCACCTCGATGTTGCCGCTGGCCTCGACCGGATCGCCCTGCGGGCTGCGCGCTGCGGGGGGCTCGTTGAGCAGCGTTTTTGTAACCGGCGCATGTCCGACGTTCTGGGCTTGAATATCGGCGGGTTGAGGAGGGCTCGGCTTCCCGACAAGGAGGAAGGCGCCGGCAGCCACAGCCATCAGCAGGATCATCGTCAGGGCGATGGCCACGACCCTGGAAGAGGTTTTCACCTTCGGGGATTGTTTGGCCTGCGCGCTCAGGCGTCCGAGTAGCTCGTAGGCCGTGGCGTGTTCGGGGTCGATGGCCACCACGGCCTTGCAGGTGGCCATGGCCTCGCGAAGGTCGGCCGGATTCTTGTCGCGCTCCCAGCGCGCGGCGTAGGTGCGGGCCAGCTGGTCGAGGATCTGCGGATCGTCGGGCACCAGTACCAGGGCCTCTCGGAGCTCGGTGATGGCCTCGTCCAGAAGCCGATGATCGGTGAACCCGCGGGCGCGCTGCAGGTGATCGGCGGCGGCCTCGGCGGCGCGCTCCAGATCGGCGTTGCTCAAGCCGACGTCGCGCGCGACCTGGCGAAGTTCGTCGTGGTTGAGGCTGCGTTCGTGCTGGTCGCGGAGCGCGGTGACGCGCTCCAGGTAGGCGTGGAGCGCTTGATGTTGGTCGGTCATAACAGAGGAGCCAGGGGCTATTCGTCGCGGATGGCGCCGTTGGTGATCCAGGTCTGGATATCACCCAACTCGCCCTCGCGCAGGCTGCCTTCGCCGGTCAGAGGGTTGTAGGGCATGGGGTAGCCCTCGATGCTCTCATCGTTGATGAGCTTGAGCCACAGGTAGCTGCGCTCGGGGGCGCCGGGCTCAATGAGCTGGAGCTCGGGGTTTTGCACCGAGGCGTCAAAGAGGTGCTCGTAGGCGTCTTCGCTGCGCAGGTCAAGGTCTTCGGCGGGGTTGTTGCCGCCGTGGCAGCCGCCGCAGTTGGCCTGAAGAACCTTGGAGACGCGCCCCTTCCAGGTGACGCCTTCGCCCAAAAGGTTGAGGTTTTCGGGATCTTCGCTGTAGCTGCACTCGGCGTAATTGATGGGCGCGCCCATATCGGGCCAGCTGCCATCGGCGGGCAGACCCTCCACAAAGCAGAAGAGGGCGAGCATCTCGGGGATGCTCAGGGGCTGGTTGGCCAGGGGCATGCGCGAGCCGGCCACCGGCTCACCCATCATCGTGCCGCGCATGCGTCCGATGAGGTAGCTGCGCTCGGGGCTTCCCGGGGTGAGCAGCGAGGCGGGGCGCTCCTCGCGGGCGCCGTAGATGCCGTTGCGGTTCATGTCGCCCTGGACGATCCCGACCGAATTGAGCTCGTTGACCTGGTCGATCTGGTAGTTACGCACCTCGCCAACGAGGTGGCGGCCGCCGTCGAGGATCCACCAGCGGGTGGTGAAGGTGGCGTAGGGAAGATCTTCGATGATGCCCTCATCGTTGATGAAGGTACGGATGAAGCGTCCTCCGCCCCAGACCTCCTCGCGCTCGATGGGCAGCGGGTCGCGCAGAAAGACGTGGAAGCCGGGGCTGCCAGGCTCGGGCACCAGGTCTTCGGCGCGGTAGTCGCCGATGTCGCCGGCGATGTATTCGACGTGGCCGATCTCGACCTCCGCGACGTTCTGGCCGGCGATGATGAAGCGGTCGCCGCTCTGCTCACAGCGATCATCGACCGAGGTCCAGTCACCGGGCTGCACGTTGCAGGGGGCGTTGATGGTGGCCAGGAAGTTGGCCGGGGTGCGCAGATCGGGGTACTCCGACTGGTTGTGGCAGACGCCGCCGTTGGGGCTGCAGGTGCGGGTGACGACCTTTTTATGCAGGTCGTTGCCGGTGCGGTAGCGCTCGATGGCCTCAATGACCATCTCGTTGTCGCCCTGGTAGTCGGGGATGGAGCCTTGCTGCTCATCGCCGAAGTCGGGGCGCTGCGGGTCGAAGTCGGAAAAATCGCCCAGGGCGTCGGCGGAGAAGTCGGGGCCGCAGGCCGCTAAGCTGCCGACGAGGGCGGCGCCGGCGGTGAGGCCGGCGCACAGAAGCAGAGTGGGAAGTCGTTGCGCGAACATCGGTAGCTCTCAGGCGAAGAGATCGTCGAAGGGGCGATCGGCGGGGAAGAACTCACGGTGATCGCAACCCAGCGCGTCCATCAGGGTCTTGAGCAGCGAGCGGTAGCTGTAGACCTGGCCTTCGGGGGCCAGATCGGAGGGGCGAGTCATGCCGAAGGATTTGCCGCCGTTTCCGGCAGCGGTGACAAGACCGCCCATCACGGGCATCGACATCCAGCGGGTGGCGTAGTCGCCGGCGTGGTCGCTGCCGCGCGCGGAGTTGAAGCGGCTGCCGCGGGCGGTGCGGCCGAACTCGCTGCCGCAGACCACAAGCGTGTTGTCCCAGTAGGTGCCGCCCTCGGGGTGGTCCATGGCTTTGAGAGCAACTTCCAGGCCGCTTAAGATGCGCCCGAGCTCCTCCATATGACGGGGCAGGCCGGCCTCTTCGCCGGAGTGCATGTCGTAGGAGCCCTGGTTGAGGTAGACCGCCGGGCATCCGAAGTGGAAGAGGCGCAGGGCCAGGCGGATGTTTCGCGCCGCGCGGCTGTCGCCGAAGATCGTGGCGAGCTGGCGGTTGCTCAACCCGTCGATGGCCTCATCGGAGTTGTTGCGGATCTTGAGGATCTCGTCATTGAAGATCTCGGCGTAGAGCTCGGTGGCCGCGCGGGTCTGCATGTAGGCGTCGACGCCGGCGCGGTTCTGAGGGTGATGGATCGCGCGGTAGCGCTCATCGACGGAGCTGGCCATCGACTGCGCCCAGTCCGGCAGGGTGTTGGCCGCCGAGAAGCCGAAGCGCTCAAAGCCGTCGCCCTGCATCACCGGCGGGCGGTGGGCGGCGTAGACGCCCGCACCCATGGCCATGCCGGAGTCGCCGAGTGAGAAGGCCGGAAGCGCCACGGTGCCCTGCTCGCGGGCCAGGGCAAAGCGCTCGCGCAGCCCGTAGTTGATCATCGTCAGAAAGCTCGTGCCGCCGCCGACGTAGCCCGTGTTGAAGCGCTGCAGGCCGGTGTTGTGGTTGCCGTCGGCGCGGGCCGAGAGGGGTTCGTGATCCACGCAGGGCAGCACCGCCATCTGGTCAGACATCTCGGTGACCGGGCGCATGCCGAGTGCGGCGCGCTCGGCGCCCTGGTCGCCGTTGAGCCAGCCGGCGAGCTCAAAGAGTTTGCCCACGCCCCACTCGGTGGCGCTGGCGACGTTTTCGGCTTTGCCGAAGGGGTTGAACTCCGAGGCGGTGTCGCCGTTGAAGGCCGCGCTGAAGCGGAAGCCGCCGGAGAGGCGAATGTAGATCAGGTGTTTGGCCGCGCCGCGCGCCTCGGTCTGGGCCAGCGCCTTGTTGGGCACCCAGACATGCGGCATGGCGATGGTGGCTGCGGCCACGCCCATGCCTTTGAGAAAAGTGCGCCGCCCGGGCTTAAAACCTTTGGGGGATTTTTGATCGGTCATCGTGGTCCTCGTCGAGGTTGGGCAGGCGCTCAGTAAAAGAGCATCTCGGAGCTGGAGAGCAGGGCAAAGCAGCCGGGGCGGGCGAACTCGGCGGCGCGGCAGCGTGCCCGCTCGCAGGTATCACCGTGGGTGGCGGCCATCTCGCGTTCGTCATCGGTCAGCGGGCGGCCGAAGAAGGTCGCCACCTGGTGCTCGACAATGTCTGTGGCCAGCTGCGGGGTGACCGCGGCGTCGGGGTGGACACCGGCGGGCAGGAGTTTCTCGATGGCGGCGCCGCGGCCCTCGGCCATCGCCGGGTTGCAGACCTGGTTGACGAAGTTGAGCTGGGTAGAGGTGGTCAGGATGCTGACGATCTTAAAGCGTCCACCGACCTCGTTGGCCGGGCAGCCGCCCAGGTTGCGGGCCAGGTCGCTGTAATCGCGGCGCACATCTTCGCCATCGTCGCGCATCTCCCATTTTGAGGATTCCAGGAGCGCGATGGCGCTGATGGAGTCGGCGTCGAGAAGATCGCGCGGGTCGCTGATGCGGTGGTCGCAGCTGGAGAGCTCGTAGTCGACGGAGTGTTTGATGGTGTCGAGCCAGACCTCCGAGTCGACCTGCTTTAAGGGGCCGAAGGTCCAGCGGTGGTCGGTGTCGGTGAGCCCGCGCGCGCTCTGCAGGTAGGCCACCGAGGTGAGGATGGCGTGGTGTACCGAGCGGATGTCGCCGTCGTGGGCCAGCAGGTGGTCGACGAGCGCGGCGCGCACCTCGGGCACCATCGTGCCCAGATCGTAGCCCAGGTAGCGCTCGATCACGTCGTCGACGGCCGTCTCCCAGAAGGCCTGTTGCCTGGCGAGCAGGCGGCCGGGCATCTGCAACTTCTCCCACTCATCGGCGCGCAGAAGTCCGCTCCACATCTGATTATCTTCGCCGACCGAGCGGATGTCGGGGGTGAGGATAAGTTCATTGTAGCCGTAAAGGATGCTGGTGCACTGGCCGCGGCTCTCCGGGTCGACGTTGCCCTCCTCGTCGACGCAGCGGTAGCGGATAAACGAGTCGCTCAGGCGCATGTTGAGGGTGGGGTGGTCGTAGTAACCGTTGGTCCACAGGGTGTAGAGGCGGGCCAGGTCGCTGCGCTCGCTGCCCAGGGGGGGGCGGCCCATAAAGAGGTGAAAGAGGGCCTCGGCGCGGTCGCCGGCGGTGTCGTGGCGGCGGGTGAGCACCGGGTGGGCGCTGGCGATGGCCGCGAAGTGATCGTAGGCGACCTCACCGCGGTAGAGTTTGCCGACGAGCACATCCATATCGAAGATGCGCTCGATGCTCAGGGCGCGAGTATTGTAGAGGAAGCGATCGGCCCAGTAGCGCTGGTTGACCTCCACAAAGGCTTCGGAGTCGAGGAGCGTGTTGACGATGTCGTCCCAGGTCTTGCCGGCGCAGAGACGGTTGACCTCGTCGCGGGTGGGGAATCGCCCGGTGAGGTCAACGTGCAGCCGGCGGCAGGCCTCGTTGGCGTAGACGGGCTGGGGCTCAAGTCCCACACCCCAGAGGCTTGTGCAGAGCCCCTGGTGGACGGGGTTCTCAAAGCCCTGCGACTCGCAAAAAGAGAGGCAGTCGGCGCCGCAATTTGGAACTTCAGCGCCCTGAGGGGGCTCGACGTCGAGGGCGGCGGGAATCTCATCGGTGCCGCCGGGGAAGTTGCCGTCGGTGATGGTCGAGCCGTCGCCGACGGCGCTACCCGGCCCGCGGGCGGGATCGCGCGGGTCGAAGTCGCTCTCGTGGCAGGCGACCAGCGCCAGACTCAAGGCCAGCGGGGCTACCCATCGCAGCCAGCTTAGGCCGGGGGTGGGGCGAGCTTGGGGACGGTTCACGGAGCCTCCCTGAGGGATGGTACGGGGCCAGGTTGTTGAGCGCGAAGCGAGTACTGAGAGGGTATCGGCGCTGATCGGGGCGGTCAAATCAGCCGGCAAATCGTGCGCTTAGAGTTGGATCTCCAGAGCCAATCCCACCCGGGTGCGGACGGTGCTGGCGGTCCAGTCTTTGCGGAAGGCCACGTCGTTGACGGTCTGCTCGGTGTTGAAGATCCAGATGGTCTGCCACTGCACGCCGGCGTCGGCGCGCAGCGCCAGGCGATCGTCGATCTGATAGCGGGCCGAGACCTGGGGAGCGACGCTCCAGCCCAGGCGCGGCAGCATGAAGGTGCTTACGTCCTGGTCCTGAAGCTCGAGGATCTCTTCGCGAAGATCGCCGCGGGGGAAGAGCCCGGAGAGGCCGAGCTGAGCGCCCAGGCCAACACCGATCTTCTCGGTGATGTTGATGCCCCACTCGGCGTGGGCCAGCACCTCGAGCAGCGGGCCGAACTCATAGACCTCGATCGGGTCCTGGGGCTGGCCCTCGTCGTCGAGCACGCTGGCGCGGTAGTTGCCAATGAAGTCGATGCCGCCGCCGATGCGGAAGCTCTCTTTGAAGGGGCGAAGATAGAGGATGCGCGTGCTCAGAAAGTCGGCGTTCTCATACGAGAAGCTCTCGTCGTTTTCCTGGACGCTGATCTGCTGCTCGCCGGTGAGTTCACCGCTCTCGGAGTAGGCGGTGCCGCCTATAATCAGGCGCGACTGGGCGGCGGCAGGAGCGGTCATGGCGAGGGTGAGCCCGACAAAGGCGCACATGGCGAGGACTGGCGAGTGGTTGCGAGACATCGGCACCATCATCTTCAATGTTGGGGTCAGTATAGCGAGCAGTGGGTGGGACACAGTGAACGCGCAGCGGGTGTGCGCTGTCAAGGTGAAGCGGCGGCATCTTCAAGCTCGGCGTAGACGAGCTCGCGGTACTGGCGCAGGCGCTCCAGAAGGGCGGTGGCGTCGCGGGCGGCGCGCGCGTCCCGAGGGTGGATGCGCACGACGTGGTGGTCGAGCAGGAGATGCAGATCGGGAGGTTTCACTGTGGCGATGATATCATCGAGAGCGTCGCGGTCGTCGGCCCGGTAAATGGTGACTTCCAGGGTGGAGGGGCCGCGGGCGAGCACGGTGGCTTCGTAGGAGAGGCCCTTGATGCTCACCGGGGCGCGTGCGCTGACGACACGCCAGCCTTCGGAGCGCGCCGCCAGCAGGATGCCCTCGGTGGAGAAGGGTGAGGCGCGCTCAGCCGGAGGTGGGGAGACGGGGGCGGTGTCGTCTGCGGCGGGGTTGGGCTCGGCGTTTTCGGCGAGTGTCGCGGGCTCCTCGGGGGAGGTCGCGTTCTGGTAGCTCCAGATGCCGGCGGCCAGCGCGATAAGGGCCAGCGGGGCGATAAGGATGAGCGCGCGTCGACGCCCGGGGGGGCGTCGGGCGCGGCGCGTCGTGGGTGTGGCGGCGGCCAGGGGGCGTGTGGTTGGTGCGTTCTGGCGCGGCGTGGGCGTGGCGCGGTTGGAGCGCGGGGGAAGATCAAGCTCCAGGTCGGTGTCGATGACGCTGTGCGGTCCCGATGCGGTGGGAAGCGGCGCGGGGCGTGTGGCCGGGGTGTGGCGCGGGGGCCGTCCGGGGGTCGGGCGTGGTTGGCGTTCCGGGGTATGGCGAGGGGAGCGGGCGGGGGAGGGCGGCGGCGTGGAGCGCTGCTCCCGGGGCTGTGATGCCCACAGAAAGTAGTTCTGGGACTGGTCCGGGTCGAGCACGTTGGGATCCATCAGCCGACCGCTGGCACCAAAGAGCGACTCTTCTTCGCTGGTCGGGTCCGGGAGATCTTCGCGGGCGACGACCTCGCAGGCCTCCAGCGCCTGAAGCATCTCGGAGGCCGAGGCGTAGCGCTTTGCCGGATCTTTGTTGACCGCGCGTTCGATCACCTCCACCAGGGCGGGGCGGATGTTGAGCGAGGACGGCACCTTCCAGCCCGTGGTCTCGCGGACCTCGCGCGCGCAGTCGCGCAGGGTAGAGGAGGCGATCATAGGCTGGCCGACCAGCGTCTCGTAGAGGAGGGCGCCCACGGCGAAGACATCGGTGGGAAAGCTCAGATCAAGGCCCCGCAGCTGCTCGGGCGGGGCGTAGCGCGGTGTCCCCAGAAAGAGTTTACGCCCGTTGGGCCCGGTCTCCGGCGCCGACTCACCGACGATGCGCGCGATGCCGAAGTCCAGGACTTTGACGATCTCCTCGCCCTTGAAGTTGCGGGTGAGCATGATGTTGGCCGGCTTTAAGTCGCGGTGGAGCATGTTGCGGTGGTGCGC from Lujinxingia vulgaris harbors:
- a CDS encoding FxLYD domain-containing protein, yielding MTDQHQALHAYLERVTALRDQHERSLNHDELRQVARDVGLSNADLERAAEAAADHLQRARGFTDHRLLDEAITELREALVLVPDDPQILDQLARTYAARWERDKNPADLREAMATCKAVVAIDPEHATAYELLGRLSAQAKQSPKVKTSSRVVAIALTMILLMAVAAGAFLLVGKPSPPQPADIQAQNVGHAPVTKTLLNEPPAARSPQGDPVEASGNIEVRLVLASELPPVTLGHVHAELNTYPNGSFFKLNGLFANSSELEVHDVQARVQLLNDQGAPIGQPMPLAIKPSYMPALRPGDELAFRHQMATSADLASIEVLIDTIETRPAPSSYTESPTLEATITPGSGGVIPSLEVRERHFEMKTSELLDRRSMRLHLEIENTGDRALELVRLRIDLINEAGEVVDERLSYLVGSGYPAFAPGQTRMAAVIIADLAKSVADYRVNVVEWR
- a CDS encoding DUF1549 domain-containing protein codes for the protein MNRPQARPTPGLSWLRWVAPLALSLALVACHESDFDPRDPARGPGSAVGDGSTITDGNFPGGTDEIPAALDVEPPQGAEVPNCGADCLSFCESQGFENPVHQGLCTSLWGVGLEPQPVYANEACRRLHVDLTGRFPTRDEVNRLCAGKTWDDIVNTLLDSEAFVEVNQRYWADRFLYNTRALSIERIFDMDVLVGKLYRGEVAYDHFAAIASAHPVLTRRHDTAGDRAEALFHLFMGRPPLGSERSDLARLYTLWTNGYYDHPTLNMRLSDSFIRYRCVDEEGNVDPESRGQCTSILYGYNELILTPDIRSVGEDNQMWSGLLRADEWEKLQMPGRLLARQQAFWETAVDDVIERYLGYDLGTMVPEVRAALVDHLLAHDGDIRSVHHAILTSVAYLQSARGLTDTDHRWTFGPLKQVDSEVWLDTIKHSVDYELSSCDHRISDPRDLLDADSISAIALLESSKWEMRDDGEDVRRDYSDLARNLGGCPANEVGGRFKIVSILTTSTQLNFVNQVCNPAMAEGRGAAIEKLLPAGVHPDAAVTPQLATDIVEHQVATFFGRPLTDDEREMAATHGDTCERARCRAAEFARPGCFALLSSSEMLFY
- a CDS encoding DUF1501 domain-containing protein produces the protein MTDQKSPKGFKPGRRTFLKGMGVAAATIAMPHVWVPNKALAQTEARGAAKHLIYIRLSGGFRFSAAFNGDTASEFNPFGKAENVASATEWGVGKLFELAGWLNGDQGAERAALGMRPVTEMSDQMAVLPCVDHEPLSARADGNHNTGLQRFNTGYVGGGTSFLTMINYGLRERFALAREQGTVALPAFSLGDSGMAMGAGVYAAHRPPVMQGDGFERFGFSAANTLPDWAQSMASSVDERYRAIHHPQNRAGVDAYMQTRAATELYAEIFNDEILKIRNNSDEAIDGLSNRQLATIFGDSRAARNIRLALRLFHFGCPAVYLNQGSYDMHSGEEAGLPRHMEELGRILSGLEVALKAMDHPEGGTYWDNTLVVCGSEFGRTARGSRFNSARGSDHAGDYATRWMSMPVMGGLVTAAGNGGKSFGMTRPSDLAPEGQVYSYRSLLKTLMDALGCDHREFFPADRPFDDLFA
- a CDS encoding serine/threonine-protein kinase, whose translation is MDAGDFLESATIIGGKYRLDEVIGRGGFSNVYGGVHTGMDRRVAVKIFDPSLPANQDPARAQRRAERFEREARLVSKLTHPNTVTIFDYGVDQEGLLYLVMEYIDGPTLKEAINERGPFEERAAVTTFLQILASLEEAHHRNMLHRDLKPANIMLTRNFKGEEIVKVLDFGIARIVGESAPETGPNGRKLFLGTPRYAPPEQLRGLDLSFPTDVFAVGALLYETLVGQPMIASSTLRDCAREVRETTGWKVPSSLNIRPALVEVIERAVNKDPAKRYASASEMLQALEACEVVAREDLPDPTSEEESLFGASGRLMDPNVLDPDQSQNYFLWASQPREQRSTPPPSPARSPRHTPERQPRPTPGRPPRHTPATRPAPLPTASGPHSVIDTDLELDLPPRSNRATPTPRQNAPTTRPLAAATPTTRRARRPPGRRRALILIAPLALIALAAGIWSYQNATSPEEPATLAENAEPNPAADDTAPVSPPPAERASPFSTEGILLAARSEGWRVVSARAPVSIKGLSYEATVLARGPSTLEVTIYRADDRDALDDIIATVKPPDLHLLLDHHVVRIHPRDARAARDATALLERLRQYRELVYAELEDAAASP
- a CDS encoding c-type cytochrome domain-containing protein codes for the protein MFAQRLPTLLLCAGLTAGAALVGSLAACGPDFSADALGDFSDFDPQRPDFGDEQQGSIPDYQGDNEMVIEAIERYRTGNDLHKKVVTRTCSPNGGVCHNQSEYPDLRTPANFLATINAPCNVQPGDWTSVDDRCEQSGDRFIIAGQNVAEVEIGHVEYIAGDIGDYRAEDLVPEPGSPGFHVFLRDPLPIEREEVWGGGRFIRTFINDEGIIEDLPYATFTTRWWILDGGRHLVGEVRNYQIDQVNELNSVGIVQGDMNRNGIYGAREERPASLLTPGSPERSYLIGRMRGTMMGEPVAGSRMPLANQPLSIPEMLALFCFVEGLPADGSWPDMGAPINYAECSYSEDPENLNLLGEGVTWKGRVSKVLQANCGGCHGGNNPAEDLDLRSEDAYEHLFDASVQNPELQLIEPGAPERSYLWLKLINDESIEGYPMPYNPLTGEGSLREGELGDIQTWITNGAIRDE